Proteins encoded together in one Zonotrichia leucophrys gambelii isolate GWCS_2022_RI chromosome 1, RI_Zleu_2.0, whole genome shotgun sequence window:
- the CHD4 gene encoding chromodomain-helicase-DNA-binding protein 4 isoform X8, whose product MASGIGSPSPCSGGSDDDEMEILLNNAIPQHPEPEEEPEEELLSEADTPKIKKKKKPKKLKEPKVPKLSKRQKKELGDSSGEGNEFVEEEEEVLRSDSEGSDYTPGKKKKKKLGPKKEKKNKAKRKEEEEEEEEDDDSKEPKSSAQLLEDWGMEDIDHIFTEEDYRTLTNYKAFSQFVRPLIAAKNPKIAVSKMMMVLGAKWREFSTNNPFKGSSGASVAAAAAAAVAVVESMVTNVDAVLPQPPVDVPLRKAKTKEGKGPNARRKPKASPRIPDIKKPKTKKVAPLKIKLGGFGSKRKRSSSEDDDLDVESDFDDASINSYSVSDGSTSRSSRSRKKLKAGKKKKKGEEDSTVAVDGYETDHQDYCEVCQQGGEIILCDTCPRAYHMVCLDPDMEKAPEGKWSCPHCEKEGIQWEAKEDNSEGEEILEDVVGDAEEEDDHHMEFCRVCKDGGELLCCDACPSSYHIHCLNPPLPEIPNGEWLCPRCTCPALKGKVQKILIWKWGQPPVGPAPPRPPDADPNAPPPKPLEGRPERQFFVKWQGMSYWHCSWVSELQLELHCQVMFRNYQRKNDMDEPPSGDFGGEEEKSRKRKNKDPKYAEMEERFYRYGIKPEWMMIHRILNHSVDKKGNVHYLIKWRDLPYDQASWESEDVDIQDYDLYKQAYWNHRELMRGEEGRPGKKLKKVKMRKLERPPETPTVDPTVKYDRQPEYLDVTGGTLHPYQLEGLNWLRFSWAQGTDTILADEMGLGKTVQTAVFLYSLYKEGHSKGPFLVSAPLSTIINWEREFEMWAPDMYVVTYVGDKDSRAIIRENEFTFEDNAIRGGKKASRMKKEAAVKFHVLLTSYELITIDMAILGSIDWACLIVDEAHRLKNNQSKFFRVLNGYSLQHKLLLTGTPLQNNLEELFHLLNFLTPERFHNLEGFLEEFADIAKEDQIKKLHDMLGPHMLRRLKADVFKNMPSKTELIVRVELSPMQKKYYKYILTRNFEALNARGGGNQVSLLNVVMDLKKCCNHPYLFPVAAMEAPKMPNGMYDGSALIRASGKLLLLQKMLKNLKEGGHRVLIFSQMTKMLDLLEDFLEHEGYKYERIDGGITGNMRQEAIDRFNAPGAQQFCFLLSTRAGGLGINLATADTVIIYDSDWNPHNDIQAFSRAHRIGQNKKVMIYRFVTRASVEERITQVAKKKMMLTHLVVRPGLGSKTGSMSKQELDDILKFGTEELFKDEATEGGDNKEGEDSSVIHYDDKAIERLLDRNQDETEDTELQGMNEYLSSFKVAQYVVREEEMGEEEEVEREIIKQEESVDPDYWEKLLRHHYEQQQEDLARNLGKGKRIRKQVNYNDGSQEDRGSRAVFLSDWQDDQSDNQSDYSVASEEGDEDFDERSEAARRPSRKGLRNDKDKPLPPLLARVGGNIEVLGFNARQRKAFLNAIMRYGMPPQDAFTTQWLVRDLRGKSEKEFKAYVSLFMRHLCEPGADGAETFADGVPREGLSRQHVLTRIGVMSLIRKKVQEFEHVNGRWSMPELAEIEENKKLSQPSSPSPKTPTPSTPGDTQPNTPAPVPPPEDGVKVEEGASAKEQGEPSEPEKELSASATETEAPMEQCAQPVETPPQEAKSPVNSTEADEKKVEETEVKERPDEPMEVESKADVEKVEDRAATENPPDPPIITLDEKDEKKDDDKRDVVMLQNGEMLKESVDERHKKAVKQRFMFNIADGGFTELHSLWQNEERAATVTKKTYEIWHRRHDYWLLAGIINHGYARWQDIQNDPRYAILNEPFKGEMNRGNFLEIKNKFLARRFKLLEQALVIEEQLRRAAYLNMSEDPSHPSMALNTRFAEVECLAESHQHLSKESMAGNKPANAVLHKVLKQLEELLSDMKADVTRLPATIARIPPVAVRLQMSERNILSRLANRSSEPPPPPPPQQVAQQQ is encoded by the exons ATGGCTTCGGGCATCGGATCTCCATCACCATGCTCAGGGGGCAGTGATGACGATGAGATGGAGATCCTGTTGAACAACGCTATCCCCCAGCATCCAG AACCTGAAGAAGAGCCAGAAGAAGAGCTACTGTCAGAGGCTGACACTCCCAAAatcaagaagaagaagaagcccAAGAAACTGAAGGAACCCAAAGTTCCTAAGCTCAGCAAGCGTCAGAAGAAGGAG ctgGGGGACAGCTCTGGTGAGGGGAATGAGTTtgtggaggaagaagaagaggttCTGCGCTCTGACAGTGAGGGCAGTGATTATACCcctgggaagaagaaaaagaagaaattaggacccaagaaggaaaagaaaaacaaagccaagcgcaaggaggaggaggaagaggaggaagaagatgaTGACTCAAAG GAGCCAAAGTCATCTGCTCAGCTTCTGGAAGACTGGGGCATGGAGGATATTGATCACATCTTCACAGAGGAGGATTACCGCACACTCACCAACTACAAAGCTTTCAGCCAGTTTGTCAG GCCACTTATTGCAGCCAAGAACCCTAAAATAGCAGTGTCGAAGATGATGATGGTCCTGGGAGCCAAATGGAGGGAGTTTAGCACCAACAACCCCTTCAAGGGAAGTTCAGGTGCatctgtggcagctgctgcagctgcagccgttGCAGTAGTTGAGAGTATGGTGACAAACGTGGATGCTGTCCTGCCGCAGCCCCCTGTAGATGTGCCACTCAGGAAAGCCAAGACAAAGGAGGGCAAAG GACCCAATGCCCGGCGGAAGCCAAAGGCCAGTCCTCGTATTCCTGATATCAAGAAACCTAAAACAaagaaggtggcaccactgAAAATCAAACTGGGAGGATTTGGTTCCAAGCGTAAAAGATCATCA AGTGAAGATGATGATCTGGATGTGGAGTCAGACTTTGATGATGCCAGCATCAACAGCTACTCTGTGTCAGACGGATCTACCAGCCGTAGTAGCCGCAGTCGCAAAAAACTCAAGgctgggaagaagaaaaagaaag gtgaggaggaCTCCACCGTGGCTGTGGATGGCTACGAGACTGATCACCAGGACTACTGTGAGGtgtgccagcagggaggagaaattatattGTGTGATACCTGCCCTCGTGCCTACCACATGGTTTGCCTGGACCCCGACATGGAGAAAGCTCCAGAGGGCAAATGGAGCTGCCCACACTGT gaaaaagagggCATTCAGTGGGAAGCAAAGGAGGATAACTCTGAAGGTGAGGAAATCCTGGAGGATGTAGTGGGAGatgctgaggaagaggatgacCACCATATGGAGTTCTGTAGAGTCTGCAAGGATGgaggagagctgctgtgctgtgatgcCTGTCCTTCATCCTATCACATCCACTGTCTGAATCCCCCTCTGCCTGAGATTCCCAATGGAGAATGGCTGTGTCCTCGCTGCACT tgcccagctttGAAAGGAAAGGTGCAGAAGATCTTGATCTGGAAATGGGGTCAGCCCCCAGTGGGCCCTGCACCACCACGTCCACCCGACGCAGACCCCAATGCTCCACCACCAAAGCCTCTGGAGGGTCGGCCTGAGAGGCAGTTCTTTGTCAAATGGCAGGGCATGTCCTACTGGCACTGCTCCTGGGTGTCTGAGTTGCAG CTGGAGTTGCACTGCCAGGTCATGTTTCGTAACTACCAACGCAAAAATGATATGGATGAGCCTCCCTCGGGAGACTTTGgaggggaagaagagaaaagccgaaagagaaaaaacaaggaCCCCAAATATGCTGAGATGGAAGAGCGTTTCTATCGATATGGAATCAAGCCAGAATGGATGATGATCCACAGGATCCTTAATCATAG TGTGGATAAGAAGGGGAATGTCCACTATTTGATTAAATGGAGAGACCTGCCCTATGACCAGGCATCCTGGGAAAGTGAAGATGTGGATATTCAAGATTATGACCTCTACAAGCAAGCCTACTGGAATCACAG GGAGCTGATGCGAGGTGAAGAGGGCAGGCCTGGTAAGAAGTTAAAGAAAGTGAAGATGCGGAAACTGGAGAGGCCCCCTGAGACTCCCACAGTAGAT CCAACAGTGAAATATGACCGGCAACCGGAGTACCTCGATGTAACAGGGGGGACCTTGCATCCCTACCAGCTGGAAGGGCTGAATTGGCTGCGCTTCTCTTGGGCCCAGGGCACAGATACAATCTTGGCTGATGAGATGGGTCTGGGAAAGACTGTGCAGACAGCAGTGTTCCTGTATTCCTTATACAAAGAG GGACACTCCAAGGGTCCCTTCTTGGTGAGTGCACCACTGTCCACAATCATCAACTGGGAACGAGAATTTGAGATGTGGGCCCCAGACATGTATGTGGTGACCTACGTCGGGGACAAAGACAGCCGGGCCATCATCCGTGAGAATGAGTTCACTTTTGAGGATAATGCCATACGTGGAGGCAAAAAAGCATCCAGAATGAAG aagGAGGCTGCTGTCAAGTTCCATGTGCTTCTCACCTCCTATGAATTGATCACCATTGATATGGCCATACTAGGCTCTATTGACTGGGCCTGTCTCATTGTGGATGAAGCTCACAGACTGAAGAACAACCAGTCTAAG TTCTTCCGTGTGCTGAATGGTTACTCCCTCCAGCACAAGCTGCTGCTTACAGGAACTCCCCTGCAGAACAACCTGGAGGAACTGTTCCACCTGCTGAACTTCCTGACGCCTGAGAGATTCCA TAACTTGGAGGGCTTCCTAGAAGAGTTTGCGGATATTGCCAAGGAAGATCAGATCAAGAAGCTGCACGACATGCTGGGCCCGCATATGCTGAGGCGTCTCAAGGCTGATGTGTTCAAGAATATGCCATCTAAGACTGAGCTCATTGTCAGAGTGGAGCTGAGTCCCATGCAGAA gaaatattataaatacattttgaCAAGAAACTTTGAGGCACTGAATGCACGGGGTGGTGGTAACCAAGTCTCATTGCTCAATGTTGTTATGGATCTGAAGAAGTGCTGTAACCACCCCTACCTctttcctgtggctgctatg gaagCTCCAAAAATGCCAAATGGCATGTATGATGGTAGTGCACTTATTCGAGCCTCTGGAAAGCTGTTGCTGCTCCAGAAGATGTTAAAGAACCTGAAGGAAGGAGGTCACAGGGTGCTCATATTCTCTCAG ATGACTAAAATGTTGGACCTTCTCGAAGATTTTTTGGAACACGAAGGATACAAATACGAGCGGATTGATGGAGGGATCACAGGGAACATGCGTCAGGAGGCTATTGATCGCTTCAATG ctcctggagctcagcagttctgttttctgctttcaacTCGAGCTGGGGGTCTTGGTATTAACTTGGCCACAGCAGATACTGTGATTATCTATGATTCAGACTGGAACCCCCACAATGATATCCAG GCCTTCAGCCGTGCACACAGAATTGGACAGAACAAGAAGGTGATGATATATCGCTTTGTGACAAGGGCCTCCGTGGAGGAGCGTATCACTCAGGTGGCCAAGAAGAAAATGATGCTCACTCACCTGGTAGTGAGGCCAGGGTTGGGCTCCAAGACAGGCTCCATGTCCAAGCAGGAGCTTGATGACATTCTCAAATTTGGCACTGAAGAGCTCTTCAAGGATGAAGCTACTGAGGGGG GGGATAACAAAGAAGGTGAGGACAGTAGCGTCATCCACTACGATGACAAAGCAATTGAGCGTCTGTTGGATCGGAACCAGGATGAAACAGAAGATACAGAACTTCAGGGCATGAATGAATATCTCAGCTCCTTCAAGGTGGCCCAGTATGTGGTTCGTGAGGAGGAGATGGGG gaggaagaggaggttgAACGGGAAATTATCAAGCAGGAGGAATCAGTAGATCCTGATTACTGGGAGAAGCTGCTCCGTCATCATTATGAGCAACAGCAGGAGGATCTGGCCAGGAATCTGGGCAAGGGCAAACGTATCCGCAAGCAAGTGAACTACAACGATGGCTCGCAGGAGGATAGAG GCTCACgtgctgtttttctttcagactgGCAGGATGACCAGTCAGATAATCAGTCAGATTATTCAGTTGCTTCTGAAGAAGGGGATGAGGACTTTGATGAGAGATCTGAAG CAGCTCGTCGGCCTAGCCGCAAGGGCCTGAGAAACGACAAGGATAAGCCTCTGCCTCCATTACTGGCCCGTGTGGGAGGGAACATAGAG GTGCTGGGTTTCAACGCTCGCCAGCGGAAAGCCTTCCTCAATGCTATCATGCGCTATGGAATGCCACCTCAGGATGCCTTCACCACTCAGTGGCTTGTTCGGGACCTCCGTGGCAAGTCAGAGAAGGAGTTCAA GGCCTATGTCTCGCTGTTCATGCGCCATTTATGTGAACCTGGAGCTGATGGTGCCGAGACCTTTGCAGATGGGGTCCCACGGGAAGGCCTTTCTCGGCAGCACGTCCTGACTCGCATTGGGGTCATGTCGCTTATACGCAAAAAG GTGCAGGAATTTGAGCATGTGAATGGCCGCTGGAGTATGCCAGAACTGGCAGAGATAGAGGAGAACAAGAAACTTtcacagcccagctcacccTCTCCCAAAACTCCAACTCCTTCGACACCAGGGGATACACAGCCGAACACACCGGCCCCTGTTCCTCCCCCTG AAGATGGAGTAAAAGTAGAAGAAGGAGCTAGTGCTAAGGAGCAAGGAGAGCCTTCTGAACCAGAGAAGGAACTCAGTGCCTCTGCTACTGAAACAGAGGCCCCTATGGAG CAGTGTGCTCAGCCTGTGGAGACACCACCCCAGGAAGCAAAATCCCCAGTGAACTCCACAgaagcagatgaaaaaaaagtagagGAAACAGAAGTGAAGGAAAGACCAGATGAACCAATGGAAGTAGAAAGCAAAG CTGATGTGGAGAAAGTGGAAGACAGAGCAGCTACTGAGAATCCTCCTGACCCTCCCATAATCACTCTGGATGAGAAAG ATGAGAAAAAGGATGATGATAAGAGAGATGTGGTGATGCTGCAGAACGGAGAGATGCTGAAAGAGTCAGTAGATGAAAGGCACAAGAAGGCAGTAAAGCAGCGCTTCATGTTCAACATAGCAGATGGTGGTTTCACTG AACTACACTCCCTCTGGCAGAATGAGGAGCGGGCTGCCACTGTCACCAAGAAGACCTATGAGATCTGGCATCGGCGTCACGACTACTGGCTCCTAGCTGGGATTATCAA TCATGGCTATGCCCGTTGGCAGGATATTCAGAATGATCCACGTTACGCCATCCTCAATGAACCCTTCAAGGGTGAGATGAACAGGGGTAACTTCCTGGAAATAAAGAATAAGTTTTTGGCAAGGAGATTTAAG ctcctggagcaagCGCTGGTGATCGAGGAGCAGTTGCGGCGAGCTGCCTATCTGAACATGTCCGAAGACCCATCTCACCCCTCCATGGCTCTGAACACGCGTTTTGCAGAGGTGGAATGCCTGGCTGAGAGCCACCAGCACCTATCCAAGGAATCAATGGCAGGGAATAAACCAGCCAATGCCGTGCTGCACAAAG TTCtgaagcagctggaggagctttTGAGTGACATGAAGGCCGATGTGACCCGCCTGCCCGCCACCATTGCCCGCATCCCCCCCGTGGCAGTGCGCCTCCAGATGTCGGAGCGCAACATCCTCAGCCGCCTGGCCAACCGCAGCAGCgagcccccgccgccgcccccgccccaaCAA GTGGCCCAGCAGCAGTGA